Genomic segment of Desulfovibrio sp. ZJ209:
GTACTGTTCGCCGCCCGCAAGGTACTGTGTCGGGTATGCGCGCTCACCCGTCATGAACAGGTGCCCGAGGGGCTTGTCCCCGTCCACGTCAATGACGGCCGACTTCACGATGCTCAACCGCTTCTCCCACGCCAGCCACCCGTCCTGCGGATGCTTAAAAATGGTCAGGGCAGGGCTTTCAAGGTCATGCCGCTTTTCCGGCCGCTTCAGCGCTTCCAGGGCGCCCCGGCGCAGGTCACAGTTCACGGCCACTGAGGCTTGCGTAGTTTCGAGGAGCCGCGGCGTTGTGCGCGGCACCTCTCCGGCAAATGTGGGAATGATGATCGTTGCCATCACTGACCACCTTTTTTCTTTTCCTTCACAATCGAACGTGCCCACTGCATGTCCAGCCAATCGGCCCACGCCTGGCACATGCGGCGCCTCTCCTCAACGAGCTCAGACCGTTGGTAGGCCGCGCGCACCTGGTTGCGGTCAATGTGGGCCAGCTGGCGCTCTATCACTTCCGAAGGCCACGCCTGCTCGCTTAATGTAGTCGCGGCCATTGCGCGAAAACCATGACCTGTCATGGTTTGTCCGTCATATCCCATGCATCGCAGGGAATGAGTCAGACAGCCTGCGCCTTCAGGGCGCGTTGGGTCTCCGCGGCGCGGAAAACACCAGGGAGACCTACGGGCCGTCAAATCATGGAGTTCCCGGAACGCATCCACCGCCTGACGCGAAAGGGGAACCTGATGCGCTCGCTTCATTTTCATTTTCTGGGCCGGGATGCGCCAGAGGGCGCCTTCTAAAGAAATGTCCTCCCACGCTGCGGTCGCCAGTTCGCCCGGCCTCACGAACGTCAATGCAGCCAGACGTAAAGAAAGGGCGCGTCGGCGCGGCCGAAAATGCTCAATGCGAACCATCAGCTCGCCAATCATGCGCGGGTCGGTTATCGCTGCGCGGGGGCGAGACTTATGAGGTGTCAGTGCATATGAAAGGTCACGGGTTGGGTCACTGACAACCACACCACAGGCAATGCCGTAGCGCATAGCTTGGGAAATGTGAGACCGAACCTTTCTGGCGGCTACAAGCGTTCCCCGAGATTCTATCCTGCGCAGGATGTCCAGAATCATTGGTGGCGTGATCTTGCGCGGGTTCTTGGTCCCCAAAATGGGTATTACCTCTCGCTCCAACCGGCGCCACGCCTCACGGGCAT
This window contains:
- a CDS encoding site-specific integrase, which codes for MIGELMVRIEHFRPRRRALSLRLAALTFVRPGELATAAWEDISLEGALWRIPAQKMKMKRAHQVPLSRQAVDAFRELHDLTARRSPWCFPRRGDPTRPEGAGCLTHSLRCMGYDGQTMTGHGFRAMAATTLSEQAWPSEVIERQLAHIDRNQVRAAYQRSELVEERRRMCQAWADWLDMQWARSIVKEKKKGGQ